Proteins encoded together in one Desulfovibrio sp. UCD-KL4C window:
- the gdhA gene encoding NADP-specific glutamate dehydrogenase — protein sequence MDILELIKNRDPNEREFHQAVSEVLESIKPVLDRNPEYRSAGILERIVEPERVLMFRVPWVDDDGDVHVNRGFRIEMNSAIGPYKGGLRFHPSVNLGILKFLAFEQVFKNSLTSLPMGGGKGGSDFDPKGKTDMEVMRFCQSFMMELCRHIGPNTDIPAGDIGVGAREIGYLFGMYKKIRNEFTGVLTGKGLNWGGSLIRPEATGYGAVYFAAEMLATKSKTFEGTTSLVSGSGNVAQFAMEKLIELGSKPITFSDSSGYIYDEKGIDREKLDYIMNLKNVRRGRVREYADKYSEAVYTPVNLDSDFNPLWNHKADCAFPCATQNEINDKDAANIIANGVKVLSEGANMPTTPDGINLFLGNGLLYAPGKAANAGGVSVSGLEMSQNSMRHGWSREEVDQKLKTIMKNIHKSCMDTAEQYGTPFNYMNGANIAGFVKVADAMLDQGIV from the coding sequence ATGGATATATTGGAATTGATTAAAAACAGAGATCCTAATGAAAGAGAATTTCATCAGGCTGTAAGTGAAGTGTTGGAATCTATTAAGCCTGTTCTTGATCGCAATCCTGAGTATCGCAGCGCGGGTATACTTGAGCGAATCGTTGAGCCTGAACGAGTCCTCATGTTCCGCGTCCCTTGGGTTGATGACGATGGTGATGTTCATGTTAACCGTGGGTTCAGAATTGAAATGAACAGTGCAATCGGACCATATAAAGGCGGGCTTAGATTTCATCCTTCAGTCAATCTCGGTATCCTGAAGTTTCTTGCATTTGAGCAGGTTTTTAAAAACTCACTTACTTCTTTACCTATGGGCGGTGGTAAAGGTGGATCTGACTTTGATCCCAAAGGTAAAACAGATATGGAAGTTATGCGTTTTTGTCAGAGTTTTATGATGGAACTCTGCCGTCATATCGGACCGAATACTGATATTCCAGCAGGGGATATCGGAGTAGGTGCTCGCGAGATAGGTTATCTTTTCGGTATGTATAAAAAAATCCGTAATGAATTCACTGGAGTTTTAACTGGGAAGGGGTTGAATTGGGGCGGAAGTTTGATTCGGCCTGAAGCAACTGGTTACGGAGCAGTGTATTTTGCAGCTGAAATGCTTGCGACTAAAAGCAAAACTTTTGAAGGAACTACAAGCCTTGTTTCAGGCTCTGGTAATGTTGCCCAGTTTGCAATGGAAAAATTAATCGAACTGGGAAGTAAGCCTATAACATTCTCAGATTCCTCCGGATATATATATGATGAAAAAGGTATTGACCGCGAGAAGCTTGACTATATCATGAATCTTAAAAATGTACGGCGCGGCCGGGTTCGTGAATATGCTGACAAATATTCGGAAGCTGTTTATACTCCGGTTAATCTGGATTCAGATTTTAATCCTCTTTGGAATCATAAAGCCGATTGTGCTTTCCCGTGTGCGACTCAGAACGAGATAAATGATAAGGACGCTGCAAATATTATAGCTAATGGCGTAAAAGTCCTTTCAGAGGGTGCGAATATGCCTACAACTCCTGACGGTATTAATTTATTTCTCGGTAACGGATTGCTTTACGCTCCAGGTAAAGCCGCCAATGCCGGAGGGGTTTCGGTTTCAGGGTTGGAAATGAGCCAGAATAGCATGCGTCATGGATGGTCAAGAGAAGAAGTTGATCAGAAACTTAAGACCATCATGAAAAATATTCATAAGAGTTGTATGGACACCGCTGAACAATATGGAACTCCGTTTAACTATATGAACGGTGCTAATATTGCCGGTTTTGTAAAGGTTGCTGACGCAATGCTAGATCAGGGTATTGTATAG
- a CDS encoding DegV family protein yields the protein MQLERISKIQYVDGVRFRRGVVAAASRLIANSPHLDAINVFPVPDGDTGANMAGTMRSIVKSSGDSLEKSLEKMSALIAESALNGAKGNSGAILAQFLCGFAEGVKDMRRLSPSDFARVASLAAHRSCEAISDPKDGTIISVIKDWSAHLSSRSHEYKDFHHIFSDSLHYAQKSVKATTEKLAELKSAGVVDAGALGFVYLLEGIVDFLENGKIEESFIADNDPLYKVDGVQNKVTVEKLEYRYCTEFLLKGSTIDKKAVRDAISDMGDSLIVAGLPDCVKVHIHTNDPDSVEDIVSAFATVDKRKVDDMLVQHKRLLADTRKVGIVTDSTCDIPAEIIAEYDIRVVPLRLTIDGHEYIDHVTLAPEEFYRMLPNAEKALTSQPSPGDMKRVYSAACADYENVVSVHVARVLSGTYQNALTVSREYDTVTAFDGERVTGGLALSVLEAANAAERGASVSEVAMITERAIKNVKVFVTMDTLDYVVKGGRMSKGQGIIAKALNIKPIIEFAGEGHVNTVSRAFGRKRQEKTFIRLVSEALKGKNNLRYVITHADAPEKADKISAIMKKKYGVDPLFIGAASPVIGLHSGPGACAIAFLADD from the coding sequence ATGCAATTAGAAAGAATTTCAAAAATTCAGTATGTTGACGGGGTTCGTTTTCGAAGAGGTGTTGTTGCAGCTGCAAGCCGTCTCATTGCGAATTCCCCTCATCTTGATGCGATCAATGTTTTTCCTGTTCCTGATGGAGATACCGGAGCCAACATGGCCGGAACTATGCGTAGCATAGTAAAGTCTTCAGGTGATTCGCTGGAAAAATCGCTGGAAAAGATGAGTGCTTTGATTGCTGAATCTGCATTAAATGGAGCAAAGGGTAATTCCGGAGCAATTTTAGCGCAGTTCCTGTGTGGTTTTGCTGAAGGTGTAAAAGATATGAGAAGACTTTCACCTTCTGATTTTGCCAGAGTTGCATCACTTGCCGCCCACCGTTCGTGTGAAGCTATTTCTGATCCTAAAGACGGTACAATAATAAGTGTTATTAAAGACTGGTCCGCGCATTTGAGTTCCAGATCACATGAATACAAAGATTTTCATCATATTTTTTCTGATTCACTTCATTATGCTCAAAAATCGGTGAAAGCGACAACTGAAAAGCTGGCTGAACTTAAGTCTGCCGGAGTTGTTGATGCCGGAGCTTTGGGATTTGTGTACCTTCTTGAGGGTATTGTTGATTTTCTTGAAAATGGAAAAATTGAAGAAAGTTTTATAGCTGATAACGATCCATTATATAAAGTAGACGGTGTTCAAAATAAGGTTACAGTTGAGAAACTGGAATACAGATATTGTACCGAATTCCTGCTTAAAGGATCTACCATAGATAAAAAAGCTGTTCGGGATGCTATTTCAGACATGGGTGACAGCCTCATTGTTGCAGGTTTACCTGATTGTGTGAAAGTTCATATTCATACTAATGATCCTGACAGTGTTGAAGATATTGTTTCCGCTTTTGCCACTGTAGATAAGCGTAAAGTCGATGATATGCTGGTGCAGCATAAACGGTTACTTGCAGACACCCGCAAAGTAGGAATTGTAACTGACAGTACCTGTGATATCCCGGCTGAAATTATTGCTGAATATGATATACGGGTAGTCCCGCTTAGACTTACAATTGACGGGCATGAATACATTGATCATGTTACTTTGGCTCCTGAAGAATTTTACAGAATGCTTCCTAATGCTGAAAAAGCTCTAACATCTCAGCCTTCTCCCGGTGATATGAAAAGAGTTTATTCAGCGGCTTGTGCTGACTATGAGAATGTCGTTTCAGTACATGTTGCACGGGTCTTGAGTGGTACATACCAAAATGCCCTTACTGTGAGCAGAGAGTATGACACCGTTACAGCTTTTGACGGCGAGAGGGTAACCGGAGGGTTGGCTCTTTCTGTTCTAGAGGCTGCCAACGCAGCTGAAAGAGGGGCATCTGTTTCGGAAGTTGCCATGATTACGGAAAGAGCTATTAAAAATGTCAAAGTTTTTGTTACTATGGATACTCTTGATTATGTTGTAAAAGGCGGAAGGATGAGCAAAGGGCAAGGGATTATTGCCAAGGCTCTAAATATTAAGCCTATTATCGAATTTGCAGGCGAAGGTCATGTCAACACAGTGTCTAGGGCTTTTGGTCGCAAGCGGCAGGAAAAAACTTTTATCAGACTTGTAAGTGAAGCTCTTAAAGGTAAGAATAATTTGCGTTATGTTATAACACATGCTGATGCACCGGAAAAAGCTGATAAAATTTCTGCTATTATGAAAAAAAAATATGGTGTTGATCCTCTTTTCATAGGTGCAGCCTCTCCTGTTATCGGTTTACACAGTGGCCCTGGAGCTTGCGCTATCGCTTTTCTTGCTGATGATTAA
- a CDS encoding efflux RND transporter permease subunit has product MNVTELFIKRPVMTALVVIAMVFFGIVGYFKLPVSYLPAVEFPTLQVTATLPGASPSTMASSVATPLEKQFTSMPGLRSMSSVNSLGKTLITLQFDLDRDIDGGASDTQAAISRASGDLPSDLPQQPYYEKVNPADDPILYMALWSESMPLYKVNEYVTTFLTDSISMVNGVSKVVVYGEAKLAVRVRVDPEKLAARGINMETVRQAVSTQNVKEPVGTLDNKLQSVTIESTGQLKTAEEFLPMIFESKDGRTVRLSDVGTVINSIKSDKSGSWVNGKRAIIIAIQKQPGSNTIQVCQTILGMLPTIRQQIPAGIDMTVLYDRSTPIKDAVNDVQVTLLLAIFFVICVIFFFLRNISATLIAAVAIPVSIIFTFAIMYVMGYSLDTLSLLALTLSVGFVVDDAVVMIENVVRHLEMGKKPYYAALEGAKQITFTIVSMTLSLSVVFIPLMYMSGIIGRILHEFAMTITVAILASGVVSLTLTPMLASRLLKPGSKLSESDKFNDFLLRNYERSLHFVMRHRRMTMVAAGIILLATIHFFMIIPKGFLPTDDMSYCQGFAQGKQGISYKSMKKHILDLEPILEADENIKHVILVAGVPLLNQGYIFPMLVEPGERKMTADEIARSLMQKLNQDPGIMVWIQNPPMIRLTAKTTKNLYQYTIQAPDQMELFEIAPSFEMAMHKIPFLTGLNSDLLDNNPELWVKIDRDKASYYGITAHDIENTLNSAYSERKVSTIYGDTDQYWVILEVLPYNKKDPRDLKKLYVANKDGQLVRLDNIATFEDKPGPMQVNHTGMLPSVTYSFNIAPGFSLSDATAAINALALETLPDTVVSNFEGTADEFQKSMSSVFFLLLIAIFIIFVILGILYESWIHPITIISGLPSAAIGGLLTLTLFGKDLDLFGIVGIIMLIGIVKKNAIMVVDFALEAEEEDKLSPQDAAIKGSLERFRPIMMTTVAAIAGAMPIALGLGAGAQARQPMGLAIVGGLILSQVVTLYLTPVVYTYMDTLQKWMYERGRAKRDLLGIPHKHDD; this is encoded by the coding sequence ATGAACGTAACAGAACTATTTATTAAGCGCCCGGTCATGACTGCCCTTGTGGTCATTGCCATGGTTTTTTTTGGAATTGTCGGGTATTTTAAATTACCTGTAAGCTACCTTCCTGCTGTTGAGTTTCCTACGCTTCAGGTTACTGCTACACTTCCCGGAGCAAGCCCTTCAACAATGGCTTCATCCGTTGCTACCCCGCTTGAAAAGCAATTTACATCAATGCCCGGCTTGCGCAGCATGAGTTCCGTCAACTCACTCGGAAAAACCCTTATTACACTCCAGTTTGACTTAGACAGGGATATTGACGGTGGAGCCTCTGATACTCAGGCAGCAATTTCCCGTGCCAGCGGAGACCTGCCCTCAGACCTGCCGCAGCAACCTTATTATGAAAAAGTAAATCCGGCCGACGATCCGATTCTTTATATGGCTCTATGGTCAGAGTCTATGCCACTTTATAAAGTAAATGAATATGTTACAACATTCCTTACCGATAGTATCTCAATGGTTAACGGAGTGTCTAAAGTTGTAGTTTACGGCGAAGCAAAACTTGCTGTAAGGGTTCGAGTTGACCCTGAAAAACTTGCGGCGCGCGGCATTAATATGGAAACAGTCCGTCAAGCCGTGTCCACACAAAATGTAAAAGAGCCAGTAGGAACATTAGACAATAAACTCCAGTCCGTAACAATTGAATCAACAGGACAGCTGAAAACTGCCGAAGAATTTCTACCTATGATCTTCGAATCAAAGGACGGCAGGACTGTACGCCTTTCAGATGTAGGAACTGTAATAAACTCTATTAAGAGTGATAAATCAGGATCGTGGGTCAACGGTAAACGCGCAATTATTATAGCTATTCAAAAACAACCCGGATCAAATACGATTCAGGTATGCCAGACAATTCTAGGAATGCTTCCAACAATTCGCCAGCAGATTCCTGCGGGAATAGATATGACGGTTTTGTATGACCGATCTACCCCGATTAAAGATGCGGTTAATGATGTTCAAGTAACATTACTGCTGGCTATTTTCTTTGTTATCTGCGTTATTTTCTTCTTTCTTAGAAACATATCTGCAACCCTTATTGCAGCGGTTGCTATTCCAGTATCTATTATTTTCACCTTCGCAATTATGTATGTAATGGGGTATTCACTGGATACCCTGTCACTGCTAGCACTAACGCTCTCGGTCGGATTTGTTGTGGATGACGCGGTTGTTATGATCGAAAACGTCGTCCGTCATTTAGAAATGGGCAAAAAACCATACTACGCGGCCCTTGAAGGTGCCAAGCAAATCACCTTTACCATTGTTTCGATGACCTTATCATTATCGGTTGTTTTTATTCCGTTGATGTATATGTCCGGTATTATCGGCCGAATTCTACATGAATTTGCAATGACCATAACAGTTGCCATCCTTGCCTCCGGTGTTGTCTCACTAACTTTAACACCAATGCTTGCAAGCAGGCTTCTTAAGCCGGGAAGCAAGCTCTCCGAATCTGACAAATTCAATGATTTCTTACTGCGCAATTATGAACGCTCGCTTCATTTTGTAATGCGCCATCGCCGTATGACTATGGTCGCCGCGGGAATCATTCTGTTAGCAACTATTCATTTCTTTATGATCATTCCAAAGGGTTTTCTACCCACAGACGATATGAGCTACTGTCAGGGGTTTGCGCAAGGTAAGCAGGGAATCTCATATAAATCGATGAAAAAGCATATTTTAGATCTTGAACCTATACTGGAAGCTGACGAAAATATTAAACACGTCATCCTCGTTGCAGGCGTTCCTCTTCTCAATCAGGGATATATTTTCCCGATGCTTGTTGAACCTGGTGAACGTAAGATGACCGCAGATGAAATTGCGCGCTCTTTAATGCAAAAACTTAATCAAGATCCCGGAATCATGGTCTGGATTCAGAATCCTCCAATGATCAGGCTTACGGCTAAAACAACTAAGAACTTATACCAGTATACGATTCAGGCCCCTGATCAGATGGAACTGTTCGAAATAGCACCTAGTTTTGAAATGGCCATGCATAAAATCCCATTCCTGACAGGGTTAAATTCTGACCTTCTTGATAACAATCCAGAACTATGGGTAAAAATAGACAGAGATAAAGCCTCTTACTACGGAATTACTGCTCACGACATAGAAAACACGTTAAATTCAGCCTACTCAGAACGCAAAGTATCTACAATTTACGGAGATACAGATCAGTACTGGGTTATTCTGGAAGTTCTTCCTTACAATAAAAAAGACCCAAGAGATCTTAAAAAACTATATGTTGCCAACAAAGATGGACAACTGGTTCGTCTTGATAACATTGCCACTTTTGAAGATAAACCAGGCCCGATGCAGGTTAACCATACAGGTATGCTGCCGTCTGTAACCTATTCATTTAATATTGCTCCGGGGTTCTCTTTGAGTGATGCCACTGCAGCAATTAACGCACTGGCTTTAGAAACTTTACCGGATACGGTAGTTTCAAACTTTGAAGGAACTGCTGATGAATTTCAGAAATCAATGAGCAGTGTATTTTTCCTGCTACTCATTGCTATATTTATCATCTTTGTAATTCTTGGCATTTTGTATGAAAGCTGGATACATCCGATCACTATTATCTCCGGTCTCCCTTCGGCCGCTATCGGTGGACTTTTAACACTGACCTTATTCGGCAAGGACCTCGACCTGTTCGGAATTGTAGGTATAATCATGCTGATCGGTATTGTTAAGAAAAATGCTATTATGGTTGTCGACTTTGCACTTGAAGCGGAAGAAGAGGATAAACTCAGCCCTCAAGACGCAGCAATTAAAGGCTCACTGGAAAGATTCAGGCCGATCATGATGACTACAGTTGCGGCAATAGCAGGAGCCATGCCTATTGCCCTAGGGCTTGGTGCAGGAGCGCAGGCCAGACAACCTATGGGACTTGCAATCGTCGGTGGTCTTATACTTTCACAAGTTGTTACGCTATACCTGACGCCAGTTGTTTATACTTATATGGATACTCTCCAGAAATGGATGTACGAACGAGGCAGAGCTAAGCGTGATCTTTTAGGAATTCCGCATAAACATGACGATTAA
- a CDS encoding efflux RND transporter periplasmic adaptor subunit gives MVSIHLSRSVKIFCNLILIALMLSIMGAIQGCGDKEAPRTIPPAPVTIAKSVKKITPYYITAIGTVKAINSITIRAKVTGYLSKVAIVNGDYVTEGQQLFTMDPSPFEASIRQYKAELASDTTKYEKAEKDYNRYRDLVRRQVVSAEQFEQKRLEMKTASDAISVTKAKLANAQNDLHYCFIKSPIDGLAGYLNITAGNLIEENKDKLVTINQISPIAVDFYLPQKYLAKVQKYSANSTLSVLAINNGVITPDNGTLTFIDNNVDTTTGTVWMQATFPNTIHSLWPGNYVDIMLKLFEEDVVQIPMQATCDSPEGKFVWIMNQNKTVNMQPVQINRRSGKVDIVTSGLKGGETIITDGQLRLFPGAIIKVKDSKTNSTGAGE, from the coding sequence ATGGTTTCAATCCATTTATCAAGATCGGTAAAAATATTTTGTAATCTCATCCTCATAGCTCTGATGCTCAGCATAATGGGAGCGATACAAGGGTGCGGCGACAAAGAAGCTCCAAGAACTATTCCGCCTGCTCCAGTTACAATCGCTAAATCTGTAAAAAAAATAACTCCATACTATATAACGGCAATCGGCACAGTTAAGGCTATTAACTCCATTACCATTCGTGCAAAGGTAACCGGATATTTAAGCAAGGTCGCGATTGTAAATGGGGACTATGTTACAGAAGGTCAGCAATTATTCACAATGGACCCATCTCCATTTGAAGCTAGTATTCGCCAGTATAAAGCAGAATTAGCTTCAGACACAACAAAGTATGAAAAAGCAGAAAAGGATTATAACCGCTACCGTGATCTTGTAAGACGACAAGTTGTCAGTGCTGAACAGTTTGAACAAAAACGTCTTGAAATGAAAACGGCAAGTGATGCTATATCTGTAACAAAAGCCAAACTTGCAAATGCTCAAAATGATTTACACTACTGTTTCATAAAATCACCAATCGACGGGCTGGCAGGCTACCTTAACATTACAGCTGGTAACTTGATTGAAGAGAATAAAGATAAACTTGTAACTATTAATCAGATTTCACCAATAGCCGTTGATTTTTATCTTCCTCAAAAATATTTAGCTAAAGTACAAAAATATTCAGCCAACAGCACATTAAGTGTACTGGCTATCAATAATGGAGTTATTACTCCTGATAATGGAACATTGACATTTATTGATAACAACGTTGACACCACGACCGGAACAGTCTGGATGCAAGCGACTTTTCCAAATACCATCCATTCGCTCTGGCCAGGTAACTACGTTGATATTATGCTGAAACTGTTTGAAGAAGATGTAGTCCAGATTCCTATGCAGGCAACTTGTGACAGCCCTGAAGGTAAATTTGTCTGGATAATGAATCAAAACAAGACCGTTAATATGCAACCTGTCCAAATTAACCGTAGATCAGGAAAAGTTGATATTGTGACCTCCGGCCTTAAAGGAGGCGAAACAATTATCACTGACGGTCAGTTGCGGCTTTTCCCCGGAGCGATTATTAAAGTTAAAGATAGTAAGACAAATTCTACCGGAGCCGGTGAATAG
- a CDS encoding PEP/pyruvate-binding domain-containing protein, giving the protein MESKMMFTDNNGRKFSLYHDLMQIKVREILLISSPYDAWVMEEDSKISERIVSEYRGLNLSRPPRLTWVSNIDEALDNLGKNSFDLVIIMPHLSNMDCFDMGLRIKDKVSGIPVAMLSHRQVEIADGGALGGVDIQFVWSGDAELLVAMVKNLEDLLNVEHDTQAVGIRVIIVVEDSPRYLASFLPILYKELVRQTQALLEEGLNSEHRLLTMRARPKILTARTYEEALKLIKKYGPYILGVISDVRFPRDGKLNGSAGVDLLKDIKAHREDIPLLLASNEPANKSRAEEISAYFVDKNSPDLMSEVRSFVTEHLGFGDFIFRDLEGKEISRASSLYSLEKILRNIPQDIFLKHCEKNDFSRWFYARTEIRLANKLRPLKDIDFPNVETHRQFMLSLIAARRTRRQQGVIVSFNPKDFDPKTEFLKIGSGSLGGKARGLAFICSMLCRNPWMHEKHTDIVISAPKTLTIGTSGFDDFMEMNNLSYLASADVEDEQVTQIFLDAFFPGWIEAQLWAYLMEVKYPLSVRSSSLLEDAQYQAYAGLYSTYMIPNDHHALENRLAQLVDAVKLVWASTYYKAPKSFSQRVNQRTDEEKMAVIIQQVAGQQYGDYFFPAISGVGQSYNYYPFGKMNPEDGVATIALGIGKSVVDGEQCIRFSPKYPKILPQCPTLPDSLKNAQTRFYGLKMNRGEDLNIHEDANLERLNIADFEDIHPVQMLASTYLPEEGRIRDTAAVSGPKVILFAQVLKHKSIPLASVLKDILLIAEKGMGGPVEVEFCINMYEDGRKPEFNILQLRPMSARADLNQVHITDEDLKSAVCISSHALGNAEKNDIEDILIVRPDTFDVSKTREIAMEISKINGKLVGLNRKYVLAGPGRWGSADHWLGIPVEWPDISGVSAIIETSTETLKVEASQGSHFFHNITTLGINYLMVSDKEDNFIDWEWFAKQPIVEEGEFVSHLRVSVPILLKVDGRNSQGVILPEKGKSDFCLINE; this is encoded by the coding sequence ATGGAAAGTAAAATGATGTTTACTGACAATAATGGACGAAAGTTCAGTCTTTATCATGATCTTATGCAAATTAAAGTCAGAGAGATTCTTTTAATTTCCAGTCCATATGACGCTTGGGTTATGGAGGAAGATAGTAAAATTTCAGAAAGAATAGTAAGTGAATACCGTGGGCTTAACCTCAGTCGTCCGCCGCGCCTTACATGGGTTTCAAATATTGATGAAGCTCTTGATAATCTGGGAAAAAATAGTTTTGATTTAGTTATTATTATGCCTCATCTTTCAAACATGGATTGTTTTGATATGGGGCTTAGAATAAAAGATAAAGTTTCTGGTATCCCTGTAGCAATGCTCAGTCACAGGCAGGTGGAAATTGCTGATGGTGGTGCTTTAGGCGGTGTAGATATTCAGTTCGTTTGGTCAGGAGATGCAGAACTGTTAGTGGCGATGGTTAAGAATCTTGAGGATTTGCTTAACGTTGAGCATGATACTCAGGCTGTCGGAATCAGGGTTATTATTGTTGTTGAAGATTCTCCACGTTATTTAGCTTCTTTTCTTCCTATATTATATAAAGAACTTGTCCGGCAGACTCAGGCTCTTCTAGAAGAAGGATTAAACTCTGAACATCGCCTTTTAACCATGCGTGCTCGTCCTAAAATTCTTACAGCACGGACTTATGAAGAAGCTTTAAAACTTATCAAAAAGTATGGGCCGTATATTTTAGGTGTAATTTCTGATGTGCGTTTTCCTAGAGATGGTAAACTTAATGGAAGCGCAGGAGTTGATTTGTTAAAGGATATTAAGGCGCATAGGGAAGATATTCCACTTCTCCTTGCCAGTAATGAACCCGCAAACAAATCCAGAGCTGAAGAAATATCAGCCTATTTTGTTGATAAAAATTCTCCTGATTTAATGTCAGAAGTACGAAGTTTTGTGACTGAACACCTCGGATTCGGGGATTTTATCTTTAGAGACCTTGAGGGAAAAGAGATATCCAGAGCTTCCAGTTTATATTCATTAGAAAAAATACTTCGTAATATTCCGCAAGATATTTTTTTAAAACACTGCGAAAAAAATGATTTTTCACGTTGGTTTTATGCTCGAACTGAAATTAGACTTGCCAATAAACTTAGACCACTGAAGGATATTGATTTTCCAAATGTTGAAACTCATCGGCAGTTTATGCTCTCACTTATTGCAGCGCGTCGTACACGCAGACAGCAGGGTGTGATTGTTTCATTTAATCCAAAGGATTTTGACCCTAAGACAGAATTTTTGAAAATAGGTTCAGGTTCACTCGGTGGGAAGGCTAGAGGTTTGGCTTTCATCTGCTCTATGTTATGCCGTAATCCGTGGATGCATGAAAAGCATACAGATATTGTAATATCTGCCCCTAAAACTCTGACTATCGGTACATCCGGATTTGATGATTTTATGGAGATGAATAATCTGTCTTATCTCGCTTCAGCAGATGTTGAAGATGAGCAGGTAACGCAGATATTTTTAGATGCCTTTTTTCCCGGTTGGATTGAAGCTCAACTTTGGGCATATTTAATGGAAGTGAAATATCCGCTTTCCGTAAGATCTTCCAGCCTTCTTGAAGATGCCCAGTATCAGGCGTACGCAGGGCTTTACAGCACATATATGATTCCTAACGATCATCATGCTCTCGAAAACCGCCTTGCGCAGCTGGTGGACGCTGTTAAGCTTGTATGGGCTTCTACTTATTATAAAGCTCCCAAATCTTTTTCGCAGCGAGTTAATCAACGGACTGACGAAGAAAAAATGGCAGTAATTATCCAGCAAGTTGCAGGCCAGCAATATGGGGATTATTTTTTTCCGGCTATTTCAGGAGTAGGGCAATCATATAATTATTATCCATTTGGCAAAATGAATCCTGAAGACGGTGTTGCAACTATAGCATTGGGAATTGGTAAGTCTGTTGTCGATGGCGAGCAATGCATAAGATTCTCACCCAAATATCCTAAAATACTTCCGCAATGTCCGACACTTCCAGATTCTCTTAAAAATGCTCAAACTCGGTTTTACGGGCTCAAAATGAATAGAGGAGAAGATCTTAATATTCATGAAGATGCTAATTTAGAAAGATTAAATATTGCAGATTTTGAAGATATTCATCCGGTGCAGATGCTTGCTTCAACTTATCTGCCGGAAGAAGGAAGGATAAGGGATACCGCTGCTGTTTCAGGGCCGAAAGTTATTTTATTTGCGCAAGTTTTAAAGCATAAATCAATACCTCTTGCATCCGTTTTAAAAGATATACTTCTTATTGCTGAAAAAGGCATGGGAGGTCCTGTGGAAGTTGAATTCTGCATCAATATGTATGAAGACGGGCGCAAACCGGAATTTAATATTCTTCAGCTGAGACCCATGAGTGCCAGAGCTGATCTTAATCAGGTTCATATTACAGATGAAGATTTGAAAAGCGCGGTCTGTATTTCAAGTCATGCATTAGGCAATGCGGAAAAAAATGATATTGAAGATATATTGATAGTCCGGCCTGATACATTTGATGTTTCTAAAACTCGTGAAATAGCAATGGAAATTTCTAAAATAAACGGAAAACTTGTAGGGCTTAATCGTAAATATGTTCTTGCAGGGCCTGGAAGATGGGGCTCCGCTGATCACTGGCTAGGTATTCCCGTTGAGTGGCCCGATATTTCAGGCGTTTCGGCAATTATTGAAACTTCTACTGAAACGCTCAAGGTTGAAGCTTCACAAGGTTCTCATTTCTTTCATAACATCACAACACTTGGAATTAATTATTTAATGGTTTCGGATAAGGAAGATAATTTTATAGATTGGGAATGGTTTGCAAAACAGCCCATAGTTGAGGAGGGAGAATTTGTCAGCCATCTAAGAGTTTCTGTTCCAATACTTCTTAAAGTGGATGGCAGAAATTCTCAGGGGGTAATTCTTCCGGAAAAGGGTAAGTCTGATTTTTGTTTAATTAATGAATGA